AACCGTTCCACGACCCCCGGCTCCTCGACCTTCAAGGACTACATCGGGTCGCAGTGGGCCGAGCGCGAGCGCCCGCTCCCCGAACCCCGCGAGCAGGCCGCGCACGCCGCCGCACGTCGGGCACGCATCTCCGAGCTGCACCCCGGCCGCACGATCGTCGTGCCGGCCGGCCAGGCGAAGGTCCGCTCGAACGACTGCGACTACCCGTTCCGACCGCACTCCGCGTTCGCGCACCTCACCGGCTGGGGCTCCGACACGGTCGTCGGCTCCGTGCTCGTGATGACGCCGAACGGCTCCGGGCACGACACCACCCTGTACTTCCGGGCGACGGCGGGCCGCGACTCCGAAGAGTTCTACGCCAACCCGGAGATCGGCGAGTTCTGGGTCGGGCCGCGTCCGTCCCTGGCCGAGGTCGCAGCCGACCTCGGCGTCGCCACCGCCGACCTGGGCGACCTCGACGCGGTCGTCGACGGCCTCGACGCCACCGTGCTCGTGGTCCGCGACGCCGACACCGACCTGACCCGCTCCTTCGACGAGCGCCTCGGCAGCGCGGTCGGCGGCGCCCCCGAGCAGGACGGCGCCCCGGCGACGGACGACGTCCTCGCCCGCGACCTCTCGGAGCTCCGCCTGGTGAAGGACGCGTACGAGGTGCACGAGCTCCGCCAGGCCGTGGCGGCGACGAAGGCCGGGTTCGACGACGTCATCGCCGACTTCGACGCCGTGCTGGCGCACCCCCGCGGCGAGCGCATCGTCGAGGGCACCTTCAACCGCCGTGCCCGCGCGGACGGCAACACCGTCGGGTACGACACGATCGCGGCGTCCGGGCACCACGCCTGCATCCTGCACTGGACCCGGAACGACGGCGCCGTGCAGCCGGGCGACCTGATCCTCATCGACGCGGGGGTCGAGGTCGACTCGTTCTACACCGCCGACATCACCCGGACCCTGCCGGTGAGCGGCACCTTCACCGAGGTGCAGCGGATGGTCTACGAAGCCGTGCTCGAAGCGGCGGACGCGGCGTTCGCGATCGTCAAGCCGGGCATCACCTTCCGCCAGGTGCACGCCACCGCGATGGAGGTCATCGCCCGGAAGACCGCCGAGTGGGGCTTCCTGCCCGGCACTGCGGACGAGTCGTTGCAGCCCGAGAACCAGTTCCACCGCCGGTACATGGTGCACGGGACGAGCCACCACCTCGGACTCGACGTGCACGACTGCGCGAAGGCCCGCCGTGAGATGTACATCGACGGCGTCGTGCAGCCCGGCATGGTGTTCACGATCGAGCCCGGCCTGTACTTCCAGCAGGACGACCTGACGGTGCCGGAGGAGTTCCGCGGCATCGGTGTGCGCATCGAGGACGACATCCTCGTGACCGAGGACGGCGCCGAGAACCTGTCGATCGGGATCCCCCGGACCCCCTCGGAAGTGGAGGGGTGGATCGCCCGCTCCGGCCGCTAGCCTGAGCGGGTGACCACGCCCGAGCACACGCCGACGACGGACGACCTCGACATCGAGGTCGAGCACTTCGACTCCCCGGACGCCCAGCGCCTCCGTGCCGCGCAGCGCCTGGAGATCGACCGCGCCTACGGGCAGGACACCGAGCCGGGTGAGAAGCCCACGGCCGAGTCGATCGCGGTGTTCTTCGTCGCGCGGGACGCCTCGGGCACGCCGCTCGGCTGCGGTGGGCTGCGGGTCGTGCAGGACGGCATCACGGAGATCAAGCGGATGTACGTGCGGCCGGAGTCGCGCGGCGCCGGGGTGTCGACCGCGCTCCTCCGTCGCCTGGAAGAGGCAGCGCTCGACCTCGGTTCACCGGCGCTCGTGCTCGAGACGGGCACGGAGCAGAAGCGGTCGATCGGGTTCTACGAACGCGAGGGCTTCACGCGGATCGCGAACTTCGGCCCGTACGCGGGCGTGCCGACCTCCGTCTGCTACTCGAAGGTCCTCTGACCCCGGGCCGCGTCGGGCTGACTGGCGCCGCGTCCGCGACCGCGTCCTCGGTTGGTCGCACGACATGCCGCTCGACTCCGCGCGGGCCGACACTTCGCGCGACCGACACGTCCGGCGCGCGGCACGCCGTGCGACCAGCTCCGTGCCAACAGCGGGACGCCGACCCAGCGCAGGCCCGCGCCCGCGCCCCGCGGCTGGTCGCACGACATGCGGCTCGACTCCGGGCGGGCCGACACATCGCGCGACCGACATGTTCGGCGCACGGCACGTCGTGCGACCAGCGGCGTCGTCCCAGCGCCGTTCGGCGCACGGCACGTCGTGCGACCAGCGGCGCGTCGTCCCAGCGCCGTTCGGCGCACGGCACGTCGTGCGACCAGCGGCGGGTCGTCCCAGCGGCGGGGCACCCGTCAGGAGCGCGGAGACTCCTCGTCACCCGGACGTCGCTCCCCGTCGCCACGGCCCTGCTCCGGCGCCGATGAGGGCGCGGACGTGGGAGTCACCCGTTCGCCGAACTGGGGCTGCTCGTCGGGACGTGCCGCTTCGGCGGGGCGGTCGGCCCCGGCTGCCGGCGGCTGGTACCGGGGACCGTCGTTCGTGCCGTAGCGCGGGGGGCCGGCCGGAGCACTCGACGAGGCCCCGGGCTGCCCGGCGGCAGGACCGACCGGAGCGCCGGACGGCACCTCGCCGTACCGCGGGCCGTCGTTCGTGCCGTACCGCGGCGCTCCCGTCTGCGCGCCGGGGGCCGACGTACCGGACTGCTGCGTGCCTCCAGGCTGCTGGTGGGGCGTCGCGTGCCCGCCGTAGGGCGCCTGCTGCTGGCGCGGGTCAGGCCGCCACGGTTCCTGCTGCTGGCGCGGCTCGGGCCGCCAGGGCTCCTGCCGGTTCACCGGCGCACCCTGCGAGGACGAGGACGACGGCGAGTCCCAGTGGGTGGACTGCGTCGCACCGAACTGCCCGAGGATCTTCTGCGCCTGCCCGGTCAGCTGCGGGTCCACCACGATCTGGTAGTTCGTCGCGAGCACCTGGTGCACGCTCGTGAAGTCCCGCTGCCGCTTCGTGATCGCGAACGAGACGATGCCGTAGAGCATGCCGAACGCGGCGCCGATGATGGCCGCGGCGATGATGAGGCCGCCGGCGGTCGGCGAGAAGAGGGTGAGGACGATGCCGAAGAAGATGCCGAGCCAGAGGCCGGACAGCGCGCCCGCGATGGCGGCGCGGCCGTAGGTCATCTTGCCGGTGACGCGCTCGACGGTCTTGAGGTCGTTGCCGACGATCGCGATCTTGGCGACCGGGAAGTCCGACTCGGCGAGCTTCGCGACGACGCGCTGCGCCTCCGGGTAGCTGTCGTAGGTGCCGAGGACGTCGCCACGCGGCAGCGTCGGGAATGCCTGGGCCGTCCGGCCGCCGAAGGGGCTCTGATTGCTCACTCAGCCATCATCCACCGGACACCTTGCAATCGCACGTGCGCTCCCAGGGAAGCCGCCGACCGGGCTCGTACCCGGGGGCGGCCGGTCCGATCGGTGAGCCCGCACAGGTGCGGCGGCGTCGGCGCAGGACCGAACGGCTACGCTGGTCGGGTGAGCGCCACGAAGGTCTTCGTCGCCCGCCTCGCCGGGTGCTCCGTCTTCGACCCCGCGGGCGACCGCGTGGGCCGCGTCCGGGACGTCCTGGTCGTCTACAGACGCGTCGACTCCCCGCGCGTCGTGGGGCTGATCGTCGAGGTCCCCGGCAAGCGCCGCATCTTCGTGTCCGTCGGCCGCATCACGTCGATCGGTGCCGGCCAGGTCATCACCACCGGCCTCGTGAACATGCGCCGCTTCGAGCAGCGCGGCGGCGAGGTCCGCGTGATCGCGGAGATGCTCGGCCGCAAGGTGCTCATCAAGAACCAACGCATCCGGGCGACGATCGAGGACGTCGCGATCGAGGACCGCGGGCAGGGCGACTGGGAGGTGTCGCAGCTCTTCCTCCGCAAGCCGAAGACGACGCCGTCCCCGTTCGGCAAGGGCCCGACGACGTTCGCGACCTGGAACGAGGTCACCGAGGACGAACTCCCCGGCGAGGCACAGTCCGCCGAGCACGTCATCGCCGCCTACTCCGACCTGCTGCCGGCCGACCTCGCGTCGACGCTGCTCGACCTGCCCGAGGAGCGCCGGTTCGAGGTCGCCGAGGAACTCCCGGACGACCGGCTCGCCGACGTCCTCGAGGAGATGCCCGACCAGGAGCGCATCGAGATCCTGAGCCGCCTCGAGGACGCCCGCGCCGCCGACGTGCTCGACCAGATGCAGCCGGACGACGCCGCCGACGTGCTCGCGCAGTTCCCGGACGACCGCTCCGAGGCCCTCCTCCAGCTCATGGAGCCGGAGGAGGCGCAGGACGTCCGCATGCTCCTCGAGTACGAGCCCGACACGGCCGGTGGTCTCATGACGACCGAGCCCGTGATCGTCTCGGCCGACGCGACGGTGGCCGAGGGGCTCGCGCTCGTCCGACGCCACGAGCTCGCACCGGCCCTCGGCGCGAGCGTCTGTGTCGTGCTCCCGCCGTACGAGCCGCCGACCGGTCGCTTCCTCGGGCTCGTGCACTTCCAGCGGATGCTCCGCTACCCGCCGAACGAGCGGCTCGGCACGCTCATCGACCAGCAGACCGAACCGGTCCGGGTCGACGCCAGCGCCGCGGAGGTCACGCGGATCATGGCGACCTACAACCTGCTGTCCGTCCCCGTGGTCGACGACGCCCACCGTCTCGTCGGGGTGGTGACGATCGACGACGTCCTCGACCACGTCCTGCCCGACGACTGGCGAAGTCAGGGTGAGGGAGAACCCTCACCCCTGCCTCGCCAACGCTCGCGCAAGACGCCCGTGACCACGGGAAGGAGGACCACCAGTGGCCCGAACGGATGACACCCGCCAGGAGCGCCTCGACTCCCCGAAGGGCATGCGCACCCGTGTGCTCCCGACCCGCCGTCGCGGTCGGGGCGACACGTTCGGTCGCGCCACCGAGGGCATCGCACGGGCCATGGGCACGCCGTGGTTCCTCGTCGGCCTGACCCTCTTCTGTGCGGTCTGGATGATCTACAACACGGTGGCGCCGAAGCCGTGGCAGTTCGACTCGGCGGCGATCGGCTTCACCGCTCTCACCCTCGTGCTCTCGCTGCAGGCCTCGTACGCGGCTCCGCTCATCCTGCTCGCGCAGAACCGGCAGGACGACCGTGACCGCGTGCAGTTCGAGCAGGACCGACAGCGCGCGGAGCGGAACCTCGCCGACACCGAGTACCTCGCCCGCGAGGTCGTCGCGCTGCGCCTCGCGATGCGGGACATGGCGTCGAAGGACTTCATCCGCGCCGAGATCCGGTCGCTGCTCGAGGAGCTCGACCGGCGAGACGCGGACTCCGCCGGCTTCGCCGACGAGCCCGGCACCGCGGCCCGTGGCTGACCCCGGCCGATCCGACGAGCAGCTGGGCGGCGCGGTCCTCGCGGCGCTCGCCCGCGTCGTGGACCCCGAGATCCGCCGGCCCGTCACGGAGCTCGACATGATCCGTGGTGTCGACGTCCAGCCGGGAGGCACGGTGCGCGTCGACCTGCAGCTCACGATCACGGGGTGCCCGGCCGCCGACACGATCGAGCGCGACGTCCGTGCGGCCGCCGGTTCCGTGGACGGCGTGACCGCGGTCGACGTGGACGTCTCCGTCATGTCCCCGGCGACCCGGGCCGCCCTCTCCGAGCGGCTCCGTGCCGGTCGCCCGCGCGGCGTGCAGTTCACGCCGGACTCGTTGACGCGGGTGATCGCGGTGACGAGCGGGAAGGGCGGCGTCGGCAAGTCCACCGTCACGGCGAACCTCGCCGTCGCGCTCGCAGCCCGCGGACAGCGGGTGGGCATCGTCGACGTCGACGTGCACGGCTTCAGCATCCCCGGACTCATGGGCCTCACCGACGCCGCTGGCGTGGCCCCGAGACCGACCCGGGTCGACAGCATGATCCTGCCGCCGGTCGCCCACGACGTGAAGGTCG
This is a stretch of genomic DNA from Curtobacterium sp. 458. It encodes these proteins:
- a CDS encoding CBS domain-containing protein, which produces MSATKVFVARLAGCSVFDPAGDRVGRVRDVLVVYRRVDSPRVVGLIVEVPGKRRIFVSVGRITSIGAGQVITTGLVNMRRFEQRGGEVRVIAEMLGRKVLIKNQRIRATIEDVAIEDRGQGDWEVSQLFLRKPKTTPSPFGKGPTTFATWNEVTEDELPGEAQSAEHVIAAYSDLLPADLASTLLDLPEERRFEVAEELPDDRLADVLEEMPDQERIEILSRLEDARAADVLDQMQPDDAADVLAQFPDDRSEALLQLMEPEEAQDVRMLLEYEPDTAGGLMTTEPVIVSADATVAEGLALVRRHELAPALGASVCVVLPPYEPPTGRFLGLVHFQRMLRYPPNERLGTLIDQQTEPVRVDASAAEVTRIMATYNLLSVPVVDDAHRLVGVVTIDDVLDHVLPDDWRSQGEGEPSPLPRQRSRKTPVTTGRRTTSGPNG
- a CDS encoding P-loop NTPase; this translates as MADPGRSDEQLGGAVLAALARVVDPEIRRPVTELDMIRGVDVQPGGTVRVDLQLTITGCPAADTIERDVRAAAGSVDGVTAVDVDVSVMSPATRAALSERLRAGRPRGVQFTPDSLTRVIAVTSGKGGVGKSTVTANLAVALAARGQRVGIVDVDVHGFSIPGLMGLTDAAGVAPRPTRVDSMILPPVAHDVKVVSIGMFVDDVSTAVSWRGPMLHRTVSQFLTDVFFGDLDVLLLDLPPGTGDVAISVGQLLPHAEVLVVTTPQAAAADVAERSGVVARQTGQRVIGVVENMAGLVQPDGSVLHLFGEGGGAETAARLSRGQDTPVPVLGSVPLSVPLREGGDAGVPVVTGAPDDPAAVALGAIADRVTTMGRGLAGRKLGLSVG
- a CDS encoding general stress protein; protein product: MSNQSPFGGRTAQAFPTLPRGDVLGTYDSYPEAQRVVAKLAESDFPVAKIAIVGNDLKTVERVTGKMTYGRAAIAGALSGLWLGIFFGIVLTLFSPTAGGLIIAAAIIGAAFGMLYGIVSFAITKRQRDFTSVHQVLATNYQIVVDPQLTGQAQKILGQFGATQSTHWDSPSSSSSQGAPVNRQEPWRPEPRQQQEPWRPDPRQQQAPYGGHATPHQQPGGTQQSGTSAPGAQTGAPRYGTNDGPRYGEVPSGAPVGPAAGQPGASSSAPAGPPRYGTNDGPRYQPPAAGADRPAEAARPDEQPQFGERVTPTSAPSSAPEQGRGDGERRPGDEESPRS
- a CDS encoding aminopeptidase P family protein is translated as MADTTPRATSNRSTTPGSSTFKDYIGSQWAERERPLPEPREQAAHAAARRARISELHPGRTIVVPAGQAKVRSNDCDYPFRPHSAFAHLTGWGSDTVVGSVLVMTPNGSGHDTTLYFRATAGRDSEEFYANPEIGEFWVGPRPSLAEVAADLGVATADLGDLDAVVDGLDATVLVVRDADTDLTRSFDERLGSAVGGAPEQDGAPATDDVLARDLSELRLVKDAYEVHELRQAVAATKAGFDDVIADFDAVLAHPRGERIVEGTFNRRARADGNTVGYDTIAASGHHACILHWTRNDGAVQPGDLILIDAGVEVDSFYTADITRTLPVSGTFTEVQRMVYEAVLEAADAAFAIVKPGITFRQVHATAMEVIARKTAEWGFLPGTADESLQPENQFHRRYMVHGTSHHLGLDVHDCAKARREMYIDGVVQPGMVFTIEPGLYFQQDDLTVPEEFRGIGVRIEDDILVTEDGAENLSIGIPRTPSEVEGWIARSGR
- a CDS encoding GNAT family N-acetyltransferase codes for the protein MTTPEHTPTTDDLDIEVEHFDSPDAQRLRAAQRLEIDRAYGQDTEPGEKPTAESIAVFFVARDASGTPLGCGGLRVVQDGITEIKRMYVRPESRGAGVSTALLRRLEEAALDLGSPALVLETGTEQKRSIGFYEREGFTRIANFGPYAGVPTSVCYSKVL
- a CDS encoding DUF1003 domain-containing protein, whose translation is MRTRVLPTRRRGRGDTFGRATEGIARAMGTPWFLVGLTLFCAVWMIYNTVAPKPWQFDSAAIGFTALTLVLSLQASYAAPLILLAQNRQDDRDRVQFEQDRQRAERNLADTEYLAREVVALRLAMRDMASKDFIRAEIRSLLEELDRRDADSAGFADEPGTAARG